TGATGTGGCACAGCCATTACGAGCAGGATTGACCGGGAAAACGGTATCTCCCGGCATTTTCGATGTAATGATATCTCTTGGGCGAGAGGAATCTCTCGGGCGGTTGAGTGACGTTGCCGCGCAAGCGCCCTAGCCGGCCTTTAGAATTGATAAATACTGCCTTCAGGCCTATGATTGTGGGCCTGGGCCAAGTGGGTCTTCGCACGCCGAATTCGCCCGAGAACGCTTGCTGTCCATATCTACGATAAGGAATATTTATGACCGCCGATGCGCAGAAAGGTTTGTCCTCCGACAACGCAACCTTCTCTTTGACAGACAACGCGACCGGTCAAACCATCGAGCTTCCCGTTATTACAGGAAGTTTGGGACCGAAAGTGATCGATGTCCGCAACCTATACAGCGGAACCGGCAAATTCACTTACGACCCGGGCTTTACCTCTACTGGTTCGTGCGAATCCAAGATTACCTATATCGACGGCGACGAGGGAACGCTTCTCCATCGCGGCTATGCCATCGACGATCTTGCCGAGAACAGCGATTTTCTCGAAGTCGCATATCTACTGCTTTATGGTGAGCTTCCGAATGCTCATCAGAAACAGAGTTTCGACGACACCATTACCCAGCACACAATGGTGCATGAACAGATTAATTACCTGTTTCGGGGTTTCCGACGTGATTCCCACCCGATGGCCGTGATGATCGGCGTCGTCGGCGCCTTGGCGGCGTTTTATCACGATACCACCGATATTGAGGACCCGCGCCAACGGATGATTGCGTCACACCGCCTCATCGCGAAGATGCCGACGATCGCGGCGATGGCCCATAAATATGCCATCGGCCAGCCTTTCGTGTATCCGCGCAACGATCTGAATTATTCCGAAAATTTTCTCCATATGCTGTTTGCGGTGCCGTGCCAGGATTATGAAATCAACCCGGTATTGGCGAAGGCGATGGATCGGATATTGATCCTGCATGCGGATCACGAACAGAATGCCTCGACCTCGACGGTCCGCCTCGCCGGATCGTCGGGCGCCAATCCTTATGCTTGCATCGCCGCCGGAATTGCGACCCTGTGGGGCCCGGCACATGGCGGCGCCAATGAAGCCGTCGTCCATATGCTTGACGAAATCGGCACCGTGGATCGTATCCCCGAATTCGTTGCCAAAGCCAAGGACAAGGAAGACTCCTTCCGCCTGATGGGTTTCGGTCATCGGGTTTACAAAAATTATGATCCGCGCGCGAAAGTGCTGCACAAAACCTGCCATGAGGTGCTGGACGATTTAGGCCTGGACAATGAAATGCTTAACATCGCACGGGAAATGGAGCGGATCGCGCTGGAAGATGAGTATTTCATCGAGCGCAAGTTATATCCCAATGTGGATTTCTATTCCGGCATCATCCTACAGGCTCTTGGCATTCCGTCTCACCTGTTCACGGTGATTTTCGCCTTGGCGCGCACCGTGGGGTGGATCGCGCAATGGAACGAGATGATTGAAGATCCACATCAAAAAATTGGCCGGCCGCGCCAGCTTTATACCGGCGAAAAACAGCGTGGCTACATCGCCGTCGATCAGCGGTGAATAACATGCTTGAGCGTGCGCCGGGAGACCGGCATCGTAGACCCGCTGGGTCAGGCGGATTTCGCGGACGGCAAAGCAAGGCAATTGAATCAGGTCCGACGCGCTATCCCAGGGACGCCTGGCCGGCAAACGACAATAAGCCGCCGGCATGGCGCGGCGCGCGCGGATGGGCACTTTTGGGCATGGGAATCGGCAGCTTTGCCTTTGTAGCCGTTACGCTGTTG
The Pseudomonadota bacterium genome window above contains:
- the gltA gene encoding citrate synthase, with the translated sequence MTADAQKGLSSDNATFSLTDNATGQTIELPVITGSLGPKVIDVRNLYSGTGKFTYDPGFTSTGSCESKITYIDGDEGTLLHRGYAIDDLAENSDFLEVAYLLLYGELPNAHQKQSFDDTITQHTMVHEQINYLFRGFRRDSHPMAVMIGVVGALAAFYHDTTDIEDPRQRMIASHRLIAKMPTIAAMAHKYAIGQPFVYPRNDLNYSENFLHMLFAVPCQDYEINPVLAKAMDRILILHADHEQNASTSTVRLAGSSGANPYACIAAGIATLWGPAHGGANEAVVHMLDEIGTVDRIPEFVAKAKDKEDSFRLMGFGHRVYKNYDPRAKVLHKTCHEVLDDLGLDNEMLNIAREMERIALEDEYFIERKLYPNVDFYSGIILQALGIPSHLFTVIFALARTVGWIAQWNEMIEDPHQKIGRPRQLYTGEKQRGYIAVDQR